A region from the Phycisphaerae bacterium genome encodes:
- a CDS encoding HTH domain-containing protein, with the protein MAGQLSARSDFTETFAIHVALRSTLKSKQYDGNAAVRKAAESLCKELESERSIYGRQLKMINLMEKGTTIEELGKKLRCSRRTVFRYLNNLEDAGVSITLEDGKYVVDKSVVKMLRV; encoded by the coding sequence ATGGCCGGCCAACTGAGCGCGCGTTCCGATTTTACCGAGACCTTCGCCATTCACGTGGCGCTTCGCAGTACGCTCAAGTCCAAGCAGTACGACGGCAATGCCGCGGTTCGCAAGGCGGCGGAGAGTCTCTGCAAGGAGCTGGAGAGCGAGCGTTCGATCTACGGCCGCCAGCTCAAGATGATCAACCTGATGGAGAAGGGTACGACCATCGAGGAGCTGGGCAAGAAGCTGCGCTGCTCGCGGCGGACGGTCTTCCGTTACCTTAACAATCTCGAGGATGCAGGCGTGTCCATCACGCTGGAAGACGGCAAGTACGTTGTGGACAAGTCCGTGGTGAAGATGCTTCGCGTGTAG
- a CDS encoding pyridoxal phosphate-dependent aminotransferase, translating to MNIHNLSYMRWAKCHRRVRFELTGSGVASLKRHHLDTAPSLTDFEARGTYGDPDLIGAIATRYGVDNARVIPVPGASTGIFLALATATRTGDSILVEDPAYDPIVRAARVLGLNVLPLPRPATRDFAPDPSDICAGLTSGARAVFLTQLHNPSGQWLNEATLRAISAECRQYNATLIIDEAYLDGRAIVRNEHVHTTAAIGENILAINTLTKVYGLSGLRIGWVIAGAGYVERAQDVMDVLSVNNAGPSMRLAVRAMGATTDLEEIYRTVHRAGQEIFRGWLAQEPRVTGYANQGAVFECIRLPAGLTSDAFNDLLTERFDTQVVPGSFFGLSDHVRISTVVEPEILEEGLRRLSAALTALNV from the coding sequence ATGAACATTCACAATCTGAGCTATATGCGTTGGGCCAAGTGCCACCGGCGGGTACGATTCGAGCTCACCGGCAGCGGCGTGGCGTCCCTGAAGCGACATCACCTTGACACTGCGCCAAGCCTCACAGACTTCGAGGCTCGCGGGACTTACGGCGATCCGGACCTGATCGGGGCCATCGCCACGCGCTACGGCGTGGACAACGCACGGGTCATTCCCGTTCCAGGGGCCAGCACCGGCATCTTCCTGGCACTGGCCACCGCCACGCGCACGGGAGATTCGATTCTGGTCGAGGACCCGGCCTATGACCCCATCGTGCGGGCGGCCCGCGTGCTCGGATTGAACGTTCTTCCTCTCCCGCGACCCGCCACACGCGACTTTGCGCCGGACCCGTCCGATATCTGCGCCGGCCTGACGTCCGGCGCCCGAGCCGTCTTTCTGACCCAGTTGCACAATCCCTCGGGACAATGGCTGAACGAGGCCACGCTGCGCGCCATCAGCGCCGAATGCCGGCAGTACAATGCGACCTTGATCATCGACGAGGCCTACCTCGACGGGCGGGCGATCGTCCGCAACGAACACGTGCATACGACGGCGGCCATTGGCGAAAACATCCTGGCGATCAACACGCTGACCAAAGTCTACGGACTCAGCGGCTTGCGCATCGGCTGGGTTATCGCCGGAGCCGGCTACGTGGAGCGGGCGCAGGACGTGATGGATGTGCTCAGTGTCAACAACGCCGGCCCGTCCATGCGCCTGGCCGTGCGGGCGATGGGCGCGACGACGGATCTGGAGGAGATCTATCGAACTGTGCATCGAGCGGGGCAGGAGATCTTTCGAGGCTGGCTGGCACAAGAGCCTCGCGTCACCGGTTACGCGAACCAGGGCGCGGTCTTCGAGTGCATCCGCCTCCCGGCGGGTCTGACTTCGGACGCCTTCAACGATCTGCTCACTGAGCGTTTCGACACGCAGGTCGTGCCGGGGTCATTCTTCGGTCTGAGCGACCACGTGCGGATCAGCACGGTTGTGGAGCCTGAGATTCTCGAAGAAGGACTTCGCCGCCTCAGTGCCGCATTGACGGCACTCAACGTGTGA
- a CDS encoding EamA family transporter, whose translation MRDTSGTGPQLLWVVLAFAAIYTIWGSTYLAIAFAIETLPPLTMAGVRFFLSGAVLMGWCRLRGIAMPQVIHWRTALISGGLMLLGGNGGVVYSEQYVPSSIAALMVALVPFWLVLLHWAQPSGTRPTRADVIGLVLGFTGMYVLVNPTASAGEAAVSRIGVSLLLTATICWAAGSLYSRSAPRPTSPFVAAASDMLAGGACLLVAGLVIGEWPTIDPSKFSSRSILAFIYLVVMGSLIGFTAYIWLLRVSTPARVATYAYVNPLVAAFLGWAFRGEPITARTVVSMIITLGGVAIIITFGRGYRRRIASPADAPVEPMREEAERMASADPPAEPADERQVARSVSDA comes from the coding sequence ATGCGTGACACGTCCGGAACCGGGCCGCAACTTCTCTGGGTGGTCCTGGCCTTCGCAGCGATTTACACCATCTGGGGTTCGACCTATCTGGCGATTGCGTTCGCGATCGAGACCCTGCCGCCGCTGACGATGGCGGGCGTCCGGTTCTTCCTTTCCGGCGCGGTGCTGATGGGTTGGTGTCGGCTGCGTGGCATTGCCATGCCGCAGGTCATCCATTGGCGGACCGCTCTCATTTCCGGCGGGCTCATGTTGCTTGGCGGCAACGGTGGCGTGGTCTATTCCGAACAGTATGTTCCTTCGAGCATCGCGGCGCTGATGGTGGCTCTGGTGCCGTTCTGGCTGGTGTTGTTGCACTGGGCCCAGCCGAGTGGAACCCGCCCGACGCGCGCCGACGTGATTGGGCTGGTGCTGGGCTTCACGGGGATGTACGTGCTGGTGAATCCGACGGCATCGGCCGGCGAGGCGGCCGTCAGTCGCATCGGCGTCTCGCTGCTGCTGACGGCGACGATCTGCTGGGCAGCGGGATCGCTCTACTCCCGGTCGGCACCGCGCCCGACATCTCCATTCGTCGCTGCGGCATCGGACATGCTGGCCGGGGGTGCCTGTCTACTCGTGGCCGGGCTCGTGATTGGCGAATGGCCCACGATTGATCCTTCCAAGTTCTCGAGCAGGTCGATTCTGGCGTTCATCTACCTGGTCGTGATGGGCTCACTGATCGGCTTCACGGCGTACATCTGGCTGCTGCGCGTTTCCACTCCCGCGCGCGTGGCGACGTACGCTTATGTCAATCCGCTCGTGGCCGCATTCCTCGGTTGGGCCTTTCGCGGCGAGCCGATTACGGCGCGCACCGTGGTGTCCATGATCATCACGCTCGGGGGCGTGGCCATCATCATTACATTCGGCAGGGGATATCGCCGTCGCATCGCCAGCCCGGCCGACGCACCGGTGGAGCCGATGCGAGAGGAGGCGGAACGGATGGCCTCCGCGGACCCGCCCGCCGAACCCGCCGACGAGCGGCAGGTCGCGCGGTCTGTTTCGGACGCCTGA
- a CDS encoding LD-carboxypeptidase yields MPSRRIHLIAPAGACRTFTEALGFDSSAQLVKLVQDVIGDRYRVTADHAILEAGEDERLGGRRDDDARVHDINMALADGDAAAVVGLRGGAWMVRLTPRIDFSALERRAAPVALFGFSELTPLVNIVAGYRQGRGIYDMGPAFLGYGLRRYAAQRGYSDLSGWAKGQLRPQFEDYLRDVVGMIEGRGTTRSIEAKLLRGALPSTSESIRIAGGNLTVLSTMVGTPWDAFIRPRRRWLMLEDFNDKLERVDRFLAHLTLAGYWEDCPGLLLGDFHQGDVDQRPAVLELLEFHLPRNSDMPVLTTDVVGHTWPMSPLPLNTPLRLMPLGDGTLRIAADRASVRTVED; encoded by the coding sequence ATGCCTTCGCGCCGCATTCATCTGATTGCCCCCGCCGGGGCGTGCCGGACATTCACCGAGGCGCTCGGGTTCGATAGCTCCGCACAGCTCGTGAAGTTGGTGCAGGACGTCATCGGCGATCGCTACCGGGTGACGGCCGACCACGCGATTCTCGAAGCCGGCGAGGACGAGCGGCTGGGGGGTCGGCGGGACGACGACGCCCGCGTGCATGACATCAATATGGCACTGGCCGATGGCGACGCGGCTGCCGTGGTGGGGCTGCGCGGCGGAGCGTGGATGGTGCGGCTGACGCCACGGATCGATTTCTCCGCGCTGGAGCGCCGCGCCGCACCGGTCGCCCTGTTCGGCTTCAGCGAGCTGACGCCGCTGGTGAACATCGTGGCGGGTTATCGCCAGGGGCGGGGCATCTATGACATGGGCCCGGCGTTTCTGGGCTACGGGCTGCGCCGGTACGCGGCGCAACGCGGATACTCGGATCTGTCCGGATGGGCGAAGGGGCAGCTCCGCCCGCAGTTCGAGGACTACCTGCGCGATGTCGTGGGCATGATTGAAGGAAGGGGCACGACGCGTTCGATCGAGGCAAAGCTGCTTCGGGGGGCACTGCCGTCAACGAGTGAGTCGATTCGAATCGCGGGCGGCAACCTCACGGTGCTATCCACAATGGTGGGCACGCCATGGGACGCGTTCATTCGCCCTCGGCGTCGCTGGCTCATGCTCGAGGACTTCAATGACAAGCTGGAACGTGTGGATCGGTTTCTGGCGCATTTGACCCTTGCCGGATACTGGGAGGACTGCCCGGGCCTGCTGCTGGGCGATTTTCACCAGGGCGACGTCGATCAGCGGCCCGCAGTGCTGGAGTTGCTGGAATTCCACCTGCCGCGCAACAGCGACATGCCTGTTCTCACGACCGATGTTGTTGGACACACCTGGCCGATGTCGCCGCTGCCGCTGAACACGCCGCTTCGACTGATGCCTCTGGGTGATGGCACGCTCCGAATCGCGGCGGACCGTGCGAGCGTGCGTACCGTCGAGGATTGA
- a CDS encoding methylated-DNA--[protein]-cysteine S-methyltransferase has translation MTSQRVPDYVRVGQAIEFIEHNWRRQPTLGEIAQAAGLSEFHFQRVFARWAGISPKRFLQALTLAGARTALDGGASVLDASLDVGLSGPGRLHDLFVNLEAVTPGEFKTGGDGLRIEIGRHRCPFGTCLIGVTERGVCWLGFADDVDDRSHRELQRHWPEAQLRTNQAMTKPLVERVFAGFGASGGAGGRGKPLRLLVRGTNFQVKVWEALLRIPLGRICSYQDVAAAVGSPRAMRAVGQAVGANPISWLIPCHRVLRSSGAIGGYGGGLTRKRAMLAWEMAQSDRGEGLMTGNSAADRKVALHA, from the coding sequence ATGACATCCCAGCGCGTGCCGGACTACGTCCGGGTTGGCCAGGCCATCGAGTTCATCGAGCACAACTGGCGTCGCCAGCCGACGTTGGGTGAAATTGCCCAAGCTGCCGGGCTGAGCGAGTTTCACTTCCAGCGCGTCTTCGCCCGCTGGGCCGGGATCAGTCCCAAGCGGTTTCTCCAGGCGCTGACGCTGGCCGGAGCGCGGACGGCGTTGGATGGCGGGGCTTCGGTACTGGACGCCAGCCTGGACGTGGGGCTCTCGGGCCCCGGTCGCCTGCACGACCTTTTCGTCAACCTCGAAGCGGTGACGCCCGGAGAATTCAAGACCGGCGGCGATGGACTGCGCATCGAAATCGGTCGGCACCGATGTCCGTTCGGAACCTGCCTCATCGGCGTGACGGAGCGTGGCGTCTGCTGGCTGGGGTTCGCGGATGACGTCGACGATCGGTCCCACCGGGAGCTCCAGCGCCACTGGCCGGAAGCCCAACTTCGAACGAACCAGGCCATGACGAAGCCGCTCGTGGAGCGCGTATTTGCGGGATTCGGTGCGTCGGGCGGAGCCGGAGGGCGCGGGAAGCCGTTGCGGCTTCTGGTTCGCGGGACCAACTTCCAGGTGAAAGTGTGGGAGGCGCTGCTGCGCATACCCCTGGGTAGAATATGCTCCTACCAGGACGTCGCGGCGGCCGTCGGTTCGCCGAGGGCCATGCGCGCCGTGGGGCAGGCGGTGGGGGCGAATCCGATCTCCTGGCTCATTCCCTGCCACCGTGTACTCCGCAGCAGCGGAGCCATCGGCGGCTACGGCGGAGGGCTGACGCGGAAGCGGGCGATGCTGGCCTGGGAGATGGCCCAGTCCGATCGAGGGGAAGGTCTCATGACTGGCAACAGCGCGGCCGACCGCAAGGTGGCCCTCCATGCGTGA